One window from the genome of Commensalibacter oyaizuii encodes:
- the iolE gene encoding myo-inosose-2 dehydratase encodes MQHNSIKLGISPLSWVNEVLDDLGKDTTAEQCLSEIQYAGYAGVELSKIFPSDANVLTSLLNRYNLQLASGWYSGFLANRDVSQEIEAVTAHAQLLASCGSRILVYGECGHMTDDALNVQMSHRLTLSVDQWRNYGQRLSHFAEILYERFGLKLAYHHHLMMVAQQLDEVRHLMAVTKPAVGLLLDTGHAYAAGFDYQILITEFGDRICHIHLKDVRNSIMQQVYTQGLGFNDGVRRGMFTVPGDGDVSYDALAQFVQSGQYSGWMIVEAEQDPKKANPLKMAKSAYHYVYEKILNKPINVTGQ; translated from the coding sequence ATAATAGTATAAAATTGGGGATCAGTCCGTTATCGTGGGTTAACGAGGTTTTGGACGATTTGGGTAAAGATACAACAGCTGAACAATGCTTATCTGAGATTCAATATGCTGGATATGCTGGGGTTGAGCTTAGCAAAATTTTTCCATCTGATGCCAACGTTTTAACGTCATTATTAAATCGATATAATTTGCAGTTAGCATCAGGTTGGTACAGTGGTTTCTTAGCCAATAGAGATGTTTCCCAAGAAATAGAAGCCGTTACTGCACATGCACAATTATTAGCATCTTGTGGTTCACGAATACTCGTTTACGGCGAGTGTGGCCATATGACGGACGATGCCCTTAATGTGCAGATGTCCCATCGATTAACATTGTCTGTTGATCAATGGCGTAATTATGGTCAACGCCTTTCACATTTTGCAGAGATTTTATACGAACGGTTTGGTTTAAAGTTGGCATATCATCACCATTTGATGATGGTAGCCCAACAATTGGATGAAGTGCGTCATCTAATGGCGGTTACTAAACCTGCGGTGGGGTTATTATTGGATACAGGACATGCCTATGCAGCGGGGTTTGATTATCAAATTTTAATTACAGAATTTGGCGATCGTATTTGCCATATTCACTTAAAAGATGTGCGTAATTCCATAATGCAACAGGTCTATACGCAGGGTTTAGGTTTTAATGATGGGGTGCGGCGTGGGATGTTTACGGTTCCAGGGGATGGTGACGTTTCTTATGACGCATTGGCACAGTTTGTGCAAAGTGGTCAATATTCGGGATGGATGATTGTAGAGGCTGAACAAGACCCCAAGAAAGCTAATCCGTTAAAAATGGCAAAGAGTGCTTATCACTATGTCTATGAAAAAATTTTGAATAAACCAATCAATGTAACAGGGCAATAA
- a CDS encoding Gfo/Idh/MocA family protein has translation MSKKILNIGLIGSGFMGQAHADAYRRAALLYKDIKTIPFLHSFVDATPELALEGKKRFGFAHATHHWREMISNSEIDIVDITTPNAMHFEMAMAAIKAGKHVYCEKPLTVKLEDARVLAQTAKQYGVKTMVGFNNIKTPAALLAKQLIERGDIGQLTRFRGWFDQGFFNDPAMPWSWRCSREQAGTGSLGDLGAHAISVAQFLMGPMESVQGQEQTFFKTRPAAIGGSGYQSKVDNNARRLTVENEDQFQALVRFKNGAGGIIESSRIAAGKVFGIYWEISGTEGTIIMDGERFNELKIARYQDDKHDRGFKTLLAGSQIKQFNGFFGFDFAGGGLGYFDIKVIEIYDLIQGIMGGEDCFPDFNFGYENQQIIDAMERSASTERRVFIKE, from the coding sequence ATGAGTAAGAAAATATTGAATATCGGGTTGATTGGCTCTGGATTTATGGGGCAAGCTCATGCAGATGCTTATCGACGAGCTGCTTTATTATATAAAGATATCAAAACAATTCCTTTTTTGCACAGTTTTGTGGATGCAACCCCAGAATTGGCTTTAGAAGGTAAAAAACGTTTTGGCTTTGCTCATGCGACACATCATTGGCGTGAAATGATTTCTAATTCTGAAATCGATATTGTTGATATTACAACGCCAAATGCTATGCATTTTGAAATGGCAATGGCAGCAATTAAAGCCGGAAAACACGTTTACTGTGAAAAACCTTTAACTGTTAAGTTGGAAGACGCCAGGGTGCTGGCACAAACAGCCAAGCAATATGGGGTGAAAACAATGGTTGGGTTTAATAACATCAAAACCCCAGCTGCTTTATTGGCAAAACAATTGATTGAACGTGGGGATATTGGTCAACTAACCCGTTTTCGTGGTTGGTTCGATCAAGGGTTTTTTAACGATCCTGCAATGCCATGGAGTTGGCGTTGTTCGCGTGAACAGGCAGGGACGGGATCGCTTGGGGATTTAGGGGCGCATGCGATCAGTGTTGCCCAATTCTTAATGGGGCCTATGGAAAGCGTACAGGGACAAGAACAGACCTTTTTTAAAACACGTCCTGCTGCGATAGGGGGATCAGGGTATCAGTCTAAGGTTGATAATAATGCCAGACGTTTAACCGTGGAAAATGAAGATCAATTTCAGGCTTTGGTAAGGTTTAAAAACGGTGCTGGGGGAATCATTGAATCATCGCGTATTGCTGCGGGAAAAGTTTTTGGGATTTATTGGGAAATTTCAGGGACTGAAGGCACAATCATAATGGATGGCGAGCGTTTTAATGAATTAAAAATTGCTCGTTACCAAGATGATAAACATGATCGTGGTTTTAAAACGCTGCTGGCAGGCAGTCAGATCAAGCAGTTTAATGGATTTTTTGGGTTTGATTTTGCAGGTGGGGGGTTAGGATATTTCGATATCAAAGTCATTGAAATATATGATTTAATTCAAGGAATTATGGGGGGTGAAGATTGTTTTCCAGATTTTAATTTTGGCTATGAAAATCAACAAATTATAGATGCAATGGAACGTTCAGCCTCTACAGAACGTCGTGTTTTTATAAAGGAATAA
- the iolG gene encoding inositol 2-dehydrogenase, producing the protein MTAIALIGAGRMAKVHVASILAAGAHIATIYDPVAQAAQDLAAQTRAKSCSTAKEAMDDPSVDAIVIATSSDTHIALLYEAVEADKPVLCEKPLSSSFQKGVQFIETIGEQAARKIFIGFNRRFDRGHAAVRQGVHANQIGNLEQLMITSRDPYPPPLEYIPRSGGLFRDMMIHDFDMARSIVNRPIISVTAHGSSIIDPNIGALGDIDTANVTMLTDNGVIINIINSRRCAFGFDQRIEAFGSAGMLVSDNPRQSGFTVYNKENPGTPAPILEFFMERYLSSYTAEIHQFIQCARGGVDMPIHAIDGIMAAYLAEAATASLKQGKTINLTHLQQEF; encoded by the coding sequence ATGACAGCTATTGCTTTGATAGGGGCCGGGCGGATGGCCAAAGTACACGTTGCTTCTATTCTTGCTGCAGGGGCGCATATTGCAACGATTTACGATCCAGTGGCACAAGCAGCACAAGATCTGGCTGCACAAACCCGTGCAAAATCATGTTCAACAGCCAAAGAGGCCATGGATGATCCATCTGTTGATGCAATTGTAATTGCGACTTCTTCGGATACGCATATTGCTTTGTTATATGAGGCAGTCGAGGCTGACAAACCTGTTTTATGTGAAAAACCTTTATCTTCTTCTTTTCAAAAGGGGGTGCAGTTCATAGAAACAATTGGAGAGCAAGCAGCAAGAAAAATCTTTATTGGTTTTAATCGGCGTTTTGATCGAGGACATGCTGCAGTAAGACAAGGTGTTCATGCCAATCAGATTGGTAATCTTGAACAATTAATGATAACCAGTCGTGATCCTTATCCACCACCTTTGGAATATATTCCCCGTTCGGGTGGGCTATTTCGGGATATGATGATTCATGATTTTGATATGGCTCGTTCTATTGTTAACAGGCCAATCATTTCTGTAACAGCCCATGGTTCCAGTATTATTGATCCCAATATTGGGGCATTAGGGGATATTGATACGGCCAATGTGACAATGCTAACAGATAATGGCGTAATCATTAATATCATAAATTCACGTCGATGTGCTTTTGGGTTTGATCAAAGGATAGAGGCTTTTGGGTCTGCAGGGATGTTAGTTTCTGATAATCCGCGTCAATCTGGCTTTACGGTATATAATAAGGAAAATCCAGGTACACCAGCTCCAATTTTAGAATTTTTTATGGAACGATATTTATCTTCCTATACTGCTGAAATTCATCAATTTATTCAGTGTGCACGCGGTGGAGTAGATATGCCTATCCATGCCATAGATGGGATTATGGCTGCATATTTAGCCGAAGCTGCAACAGCTTCCTTAAAACAAGGCAAGACGATTAACTTAACCCATCTGCAACAGGAGTTTTAA
- a CDS encoding SDR family oxidoreductase → MSDLHQRHKNTIALITGGAQGVGHAIAKQLIAEGCSKIMLAGRDCVKGQKAVERLGQSGVEIDFISIDLQNVQDCLDLVTTTIQRFGDLNVLVNAAAFGGRGTLIDTDIALWDMMFDTNARAPFFIMQGFVKHRQSQGGGGAIVNILSQCVHCGQSYLAAYSASKGALATLTKNVANAYRFDRIRCNAILPGWMDTPGEDITQRRYHGATDGWLEKAEASQPMGQLCKTYQLAELASYVLSPTAGVMTGALIDYDQNIVGVSPE, encoded by the coding sequence ATGTCTGATTTACATCAACGTCATAAAAATACGATTGCCCTTATTACGGGCGGTGCTCAAGGAGTGGGACATGCCATTGCTAAGCAATTGATTGCAGAAGGATGTTCCAAAATAATGTTGGCTGGTCGGGACTGCGTTAAAGGTCAAAAGGCGGTTGAGCGTCTTGGTCAATCAGGGGTTGAAATTGATTTTATCTCTATTGATCTGCAAAATGTTCAGGATTGTTTAGATTTAGTAACAACAACGATTCAACGTTTTGGGGATCTGAATGTTTTGGTGAATGCTGCGGCCTTTGGTGGGCGCGGAACTTTGATTGATACAGATATTGCGTTATGGGACATGATGTTCGATACGAATGCCAGGGCTCCTTTTTTTATAATGCAAGGATTTGTAAAGCATCGTCAATCGCAAGGGGGAGGTGGGGCAATTGTAAATATCTTGTCGCAATGCGTTCATTGTGGTCAATCCTATTTAGCAGCATATTCAGCATCAAAAGGAGCTTTGGCAACATTGACCAAGAATGTTGCGAATGCTTATCGTTTTGACCGTATTCGTTGTAACGCAATTTTGCCAGGATGGATGGATACACCAGGCGAGGATATTACTCAGCGCAGATATCATGGGGCAACAGATGGTTGGTTAGAAAAAGCGGAAGCATCACAACCTATGGGTCAATTATGTAAAACGTATCAATTGGCAGAACTGGCAAGTTATGTTTTAAGTCCCACAGCTGGAGTTATGACGGGAGCATTGATTGATTACGATCAAAATATTGTTGGCGTATCTCCTGAATAG
- a CDS encoding LacI family DNA-binding transcriptional regulator, whose product MKKITLQQVAETAGVSISTVDRVINKRGSVSPKAEIKVLQAAQSLNLDRYLFRSYLHVIRVAVVMHSLHNHFCRVLHEAFHDLNLTMADIRISCFLHYVNVGNLTETRTKLQKIVHEYDALIVIAPNDPALSKIIYLISHKIPVITLATDIPDSGRLAYIGPNNYQLGRIAAELMGRFIGTQKGEILIILGMAEMDGHTEREAGFRSVIQQHFPNCSIVACLESDENQYQAGKMVANALHEFKNIRGIYNVSDGNSLIAKMLKTANLSKKVNIITHELTPAHHELLKQGIIDVIIDQNPKIEAKQALECIADYFHRNKERSHYNYTPFNLFLRESVL is encoded by the coding sequence GTGAAAAAAATTACGTTACAACAAGTAGCAGAGACCGCAGGGGTAAGTATATCGACAGTTGATCGTGTTATTAATAAAAGAGGTAGCGTATCACCAAAAGCAGAAATTAAGGTTTTGCAGGCTGCACAGTCTTTGAATTTGGATCGTTATTTGTTTCGCAGTTATTTACATGTTATACGTGTGGCTGTTGTAATGCATTCGTTACATAATCATTTTTGTCGTGTTTTACATGAAGCTTTCCATGATTTAAATTTGACCATGGCAGACATAAGAATCAGCTGTTTTTTGCATTATGTAAATGTTGGTAACTTAACGGAAACACGTACAAAGCTTCAAAAAATTGTTCATGAGTATGATGCATTAATTGTTATTGCTCCAAATGATCCAGCATTATCTAAAATCATTTATTTGATCAGCCATAAAATACCTGTGATAACATTGGCAACCGATATTCCTGACAGTGGTCGGTTGGCTTATATCGGTCCTAATAATTACCAATTAGGGCGTATTGCAGCAGAATTGATGGGACGTTTTATTGGAACACAAAAAGGAGAGATTTTAATAATTTTAGGAATGGCTGAAATGGATGGTCATACTGAACGAGAGGCAGGATTTCGATCTGTAATTCAGCAACATTTCCCTAATTGTTCTATTGTTGCCTGTCTAGAGAGTGATGAAAACCAGTATCAAGCGGGTAAAATGGTGGCTAATGCTTTGCATGAATTTAAAAATATTAGAGGAATATATAATGTTTCAGATGGGAATTCATTGATTGCGAAGATGTTAAAAACAGCGAATTTATCAAAAAAAGTAAATATTATTACCCATGAACTAACACCTGCTCATCATGAATTATTGAAACAAGGGATTATTGATGTGATTATTGATCAAAATCCTAAAATAGAAGCAAAGCAAGCCTTAGAATGTATTGCCGATTATTTTCATCGAAACAAAGAAAGAAGTCATTATAACTATACGCCTTTTAATTTATTTTTGCGTGAAAGTGTTCTTTGA
- the nfsB gene encoding oxygen-insensitive NAD(P)H nitroreductase → MNIVEISKKRYTTKYYDNQRHVSREVLEQLLTVLRNSPSSVNSQPWHFIVVDNRQSQNKILPAISDFNHSRITDSTYTIIFCIRSSIDDQYLQHLLETEQKDGRLPNKDIEKGVDEGRRYFVGVNNDTLTNLHCWESRQLYLALGQFLFAAASIGIDSTPIEGFDPSKMDELLGLQTKGFKSVVIATIGYRAENDSNAQRPKSRLPEEELFTYI, encoded by the coding sequence ATGAATATCGTTGAAATATCTAAGAAACGTTATACGACAAAATATTATGATAACCAACGACATGTTTCTCGTGAAGTATTAGAACAGTTGCTAACAGTTTTAAGAAACAGTCCATCATCTGTGAATTCGCAACCTTGGCATTTCATCGTTGTTGATAATCGTCAATCACAAAATAAAATTCTTCCTGCAATTAGCGATTTCAATCATTCTCGTATTACAGATTCAACATATACAATTATATTTTGTATTAGATCATCTATAGATGATCAATACTTGCAGCATTTATTAGAGACCGAGCAAAAGGATGGCCGTCTTCCTAATAAAGACATAGAGAAAGGTGTCGATGAAGGTCGAAGATATTTTGTTGGTGTAAATAACGATACATTAACCAATTTACATTGCTGGGAAAGTCGTCAATTATATTTAGCATTGGGTCAATTTCTTTTTGCTGCGGCGTCAATTGGGATTGATTCCACCCCTATAGAAGGGTTCGATCCATCAAAAATGGACGAACTGTTAGGATTACAAACAAAAGGGTTTAAAAGCGTTGTCATAGCGACAATTGGGTATAGAGCAGAAAATGACAGCAATGCGCAAAGACCAAAATCACGGTTGCCTGAAGAAGAATTATTTACCTACATTTAA
- a CDS encoding NADAR family protein, translated as MSYSEVFTFFWEHKVDAAYPEYSQFYPSSFWLEDIEFNCTEQWMHWRKAIAFGDEAVAQKILKAKSPFEQKKLGRQVANFNANIWEVVAQDIVFRGNIAKFSQNEKLLEKLAQSKGTLVVEASPYDAIWGIGLAANDPRAMDKTQWQGKNLLGYILTEVRIALCGQ; from the coding sequence TTGTCTTATTCTGAAGTCTTTACTTTTTTCTGGGAACATAAGGTAGATGCAGCCTATCCTGAATATAGTCAGTTTTACCCCAGTTCTTTTTGGTTGGAAGATATTGAGTTTAATTGTACAGAACAGTGGATGCATTGGAGAAAGGCGATTGCCTTTGGAGATGAAGCAGTTGCACAAAAAATTCTAAAAGCAAAGTCGCCTTTTGAACAAAAAAAGTTAGGTCGGCAAGTTGCTAATTTTAACGCGAATATTTGGGAAGTGGTTGCTCAGGATATTGTTTTTAGAGGCAATATTGCGAAATTTTCGCAAAATGAAAAACTGTTGGAAAAGCTAGCACAAAGTAAGGGTACTTTAGTGGTTGAAGCCTCGCCTTATGATGCAATTTGGGGAATTGGCCTTGCTGCTAATGATCCAAGAGCAATGGATAAAACGCAATGGCAGGGAAAGAATTTGTTGGGATATATTTTAACAGAGGTCAGAATAGCGTTGTGTGGCCAGTAA
- a CDS encoding Mrp/NBP35 family ATP-binding protein has product MNNLISINQQTIKQALSEITLPWSPDTLLLDTNIIETLTIQDNRVHITLKVTDINPETVEPLRAQLEQKLQNIEGIVQARVFLNSGNASSKRLVFPPRQAPNNTTTVKRTASEEHNHKHGHKHGAHAKPSGPIEALKSIGCIVAIASGKGGVGKSSTAINLAVTLANMGLKVGLMDADIYGPSVPHMLGLEGKVEVIQHKLQPMTAWGISAMSIGMLVSQEQAMIWRGPMVMGAVKQLLSDVEWGELDILLIDTPPGTGDVQLTLTQTVQIDGAIIVSTPQDVALLDARRGISMFQKSKTPILGLIENMSYFSCPCCHEKTYIFGEGGAKAEANSLGFPFLGEIPLIPAIRSGADEGIPIVSKDPDCEAAKAYQDIGQLLLPAIKRLTSIRAKKNQEQSLDY; this is encoded by the coding sequence ATGAATAATCTAATTTCAATTAATCAACAAACCATCAAACAGGCATTATCAGAAATCACCCTACCCTGGTCGCCTGACACACTTTTGTTAGATACAAATATAATTGAAACCCTGACCATTCAAGATAATAGAGTTCATATCACTTTAAAAGTTACGGATATTAACCCTGAAACTGTGGAACCACTAAGAGCCCAACTTGAGCAAAAACTACAAAATATAGAAGGCATTGTTCAAGCCCGCGTTTTTTTAAATTCTGGTAATGCATCTTCCAAACGCTTGGTATTTCCACCACGTCAAGCCCCCAACAATACAACCACCGTCAAAAGAACCGCATCGGAAGAACACAATCACAAGCATGGACACAAACATGGTGCCCATGCTAAGCCAAGTGGCCCCATCGAGGCTTTAAAGTCCATTGGTTGTATTGTCGCTATTGCATCTGGCAAAGGTGGGGTAGGCAAATCATCAACAGCAATTAATCTTGCGGTTACTTTAGCAAATATGGGATTAAAAGTTGGCTTGATGGATGCTGATATTTATGGCCCCTCTGTTCCCCATATGTTGGGTTTAGAAGGTAAAGTCGAAGTCATCCAGCACAAATTACAACCCATGACGGCATGGGGAATTTCTGCTATGTCAATAGGAATGCTAGTCAGCCAGGAACAAGCCATGATATGGCGTGGCCCAATGGTAATGGGGGCTGTAAAGCAGTTGCTTTCCGATGTAGAGTGGGGAGAATTAGATATTTTACTGATTGATACCCCACCCGGAACCGGTGACGTGCAACTAACCTTAACCCAGACCGTGCAAATTGATGGGGCTATTATTGTTTCCACCCCACAAGATGTTGCTTTGTTAGATGCAAGGCGCGGTATTTCGATGTTCCAAAAATCTAAGACTCCTATCTTGGGACTGATCGAGAATATGTCCTATTTCTCATGTCCTTGTTGCCATGAAAAAACTTACATCTTTGGTGAAGGTGGTGCCAAAGCAGAAGCAAATAGTTTAGGCTTCCCATTTCTTGGTGAAATCCCATTAATTCCCGCCATTCGTAGTGGCGCCGATGAAGGAATACCAATAGTTTCCAAAGACCCAGATTGTGAAGCCGCAAAAGCATACCAAGATATTGGGCAACTACTATTACCCGCCATCAAACGTTTAACGAGTATACGCGCAAAGAAAAACCAAGAGCAATCTTTAGATTATTAA
- a CDS encoding OpgC family protein, whose translation MDALRGLALIMMYVDHIPEDLLNRFTMRNIGFADAAEVFVLLAGYASWLAYGRRVPKDGFWGACRKILSRCWKIYLFQMGLVLISLFSIYQWRRLWVLPVDFLEPELAHGYSIIRMVWRLLLLDALPSNLNILPLYIILLFLFPFIYLLMKYKWWLPLLLSFLLWLGVNIDPWFNFPNWLDPDGWFFNPLAWQFLFTIGIYGAILAGKYQGNMPSIPWLKWGCIIYLLFSFFEAFPWQYWGLPDLRFLHVSVPAKAYLSPLRLLDVVAIFYLVQSSQWTKGFSEGKLGQILALYGRHSLEVFSLSTVFDLWGRLMFASWGESWWLQIGVNCVGVSVLYVLASYLDKKRARIRAMQKAKTP comes from the coding sequence ATTGATGCCTTACGAGGGTTGGCTTTGATTATGATGTATGTCGATCATATTCCCGAAGATCTATTAAATCGTTTTACCATGCGTAATATAGGGTTTGCCGATGCAGCAGAAGTTTTTGTTTTATTGGCAGGATATGCTTCGTGGTTAGCTTATGGCCGTCGTGTTCCCAAAGATGGCTTTTGGGGGGCATGTCGTAAAATTTTAAGTAGATGTTGGAAAATCTATTTATTCCAGATGGGTTTGGTGTTGATCAGTTTGTTTAGTATTTATCAATGGCGTCGACTTTGGGTTTTACCTGTCGATTTTCTTGAACCAGAACTAGCCCATGGTTACAGTATTATTCGTATGGTATGGCGGTTATTGTTGCTAGATGCCCTGCCGAGCAATTTGAATATTTTACCGCTTTATATTATTTTGCTATTTTTATTTCCGTTTATATATCTGTTAATGAAATATAAATGGTGGTTACCCTTATTGCTGAGCTTTTTATTATGGCTTGGGGTTAATATTGATCCATGGTTTAACTTTCCAAATTGGTTGGATCCTGATGGTTGGTTTTTCAATCCACTCGCATGGCAGTTTTTATTTACGATTGGTATTTATGGGGCCATTTTGGCCGGAAAATATCAGGGGAATATGCCCTCTATCCCATGGTTAAAATGGGGGTGTATTATTTATTTGCTGTTTTCTTTTTTTGAAGCATTCCCATGGCAATATTGGGGGTTACCTGATTTACGATTTTTGCATGTGTCTGTTCCAGCCAAAGCATATCTATCTCCCTTGCGATTGTTGGATGTTGTGGCAATTTTTTACTTAGTGCAATCTTCTCAATGGACCAAAGGTTTTTCAGAAGGGAAACTAGGACAAATCTTGGCATTGTATGGACGTCACTCATTAGAGGTATTTTCTTTAAGTACTGTTTTTGATTTGTGGGGACGTCTAATGTTTGCCAGTTGGGGGGAGAGTTGGTGGTTACAAATTGGTGTTAATTGTGTTGGCGTATCGGTTTTGTATGTTCTAGCTTCCTACTTGGATAAAAAACGTGCAAGAATTCGGGCAATGCAAAAAGCCAAAACACCATAA
- a CDS encoding Do family serine endopeptidase: protein MLKKLKIKASAGLCMIVVGTTCLFPVSRVKAQSSVISWPFLISHAFEKGQCNRVPESFSDLADKLLPTVVNISTSKVLKPGQRTDEDEDDDEDSDVGANSDPDSPFEKFFRDYMNKRGIPDDGSNNLQALGSGFVVDPAGWIVTNYHVIKDADQITVTLQNNRVLKATLHGYDERTDLALLKVNSKTPLVPTHFGDSDQSKVGDWVLAIGNPYGLSGSVTSGIISSRGRDIEQGPYDDFIQTDAPINKGNSGGPLFNMKGEVIGINTAIFSPSGGSIGIAFAIPSNEAKGIIEQLRHSGKVARGWVGVRIQEITESIADSLNIQPFQGALVVKVEPDGPAAKAGLKPGDVIQTLNGSVITAHTMPRLIAQMTAGQTAIMRVLRQGKEVRLTLTVGNLVEDNGMVPDTHSKETVEKVKTFILSDLGLTVSNITDLLRQKYNLSEKQQGVVIVGIGSHKGKNIKGIKVGDVIVGTSNKNITQVKALQEDILAFKKENMKLTQKKTFMLLLVQSGDSMHWVAVPLINKGKK from the coding sequence ATGCTTAAAAAGCTAAAGATTAAGGCATCTGCAGGGTTGTGTATGATAGTGGTTGGAACAACCTGTTTATTTCCTGTATCTAGGGTGAAGGCACAATCCTCTGTTATATCTTGGCCTTTTTTGATTAGCCATGCTTTTGAGAAAGGTCAATGTAACCGGGTCCCAGAAAGTTTTTCCGATTTAGCAGATAAATTATTACCCACAGTTGTTAATATTTCGACAAGTAAAGTCTTAAAACCAGGGCAACGTACGGACGAAGATGAAGATGATGATGAAGATTCCGATGTTGGGGCTAATTCTGATCCAGACTCTCCATTTGAAAAGTTTTTTCGGGATTATATGAATAAACGGGGCATTCCCGATGATGGTTCAAATAATTTACAGGCATTAGGTTCTGGTTTTGTTGTCGATCCAGCAGGATGGATTGTTACAAACTATCATGTGATTAAAGATGCTGATCAAATAACAGTAACGTTGCAAAATAATCGTGTGCTTAAAGCAACTTTACATGGATATGATGAACGTACTGATTTGGCATTATTGAAAGTCAACTCAAAAACACCTTTGGTTCCAACCCATTTTGGTGATAGTGACCAATCCAAAGTTGGGGATTGGGTGTTGGCAATTGGCAATCCTTATGGGTTATCAGGGTCGGTGACCTCTGGAATTATATCATCGCGTGGGCGCGATATCGAGCAGGGGCCTTATGATGATTTTATACAAACCGATGCACCTATCAATAAGGGAAATTCAGGCGGTCCTTTGTTTAATATGAAGGGTGAAGTTATTGGGATTAATACAGCGATTTTCTCCCCCTCTGGTGGATCTATTGGTATTGCATTTGCCATTCCATCAAATGAAGCCAAAGGAATTATTGAACAATTACGTCATTCTGGAAAAGTTGCCAGAGGGTGGGTTGGCGTTCGAATTCAAGAAATTACGGAAAGTATTGCCGACAGTTTAAATATCCAACCTTTTCAAGGGGCGTTGGTTGTTAAAGTCGAGCCTGATGGCCCAGCGGCAAAGGCAGGATTAAAACCAGGGGATGTAATTCAGACATTAAATGGAAGTGTGATTACTGCACATACTATGCCCCGTTTGATTGCGCAAATGACAGCGGGCCAAACCGCAATTATGAGGGTTTTAAGGCAAGGAAAAGAGGTTCGCCTAACACTGACAGTTGGGAATTTGGTCGAAGATAATGGGATGGTTCCTGATACCCACAGTAAAGAAACGGTTGAGAAAGTTAAGACCTTTATTTTGTCTGATTTGGGTTTAACAGTCAGTAATATAACAGATTTGTTAAGACAAAAATATAATTTATCTGAAAAGCAACAAGGTGTGGTAATCGTTGGGATCGGAAGCCATAAAGGTAAGAATATTAAAGGGATCAAAGTAGGGGATGTTATTGTTGGTACCAGCAATAAAAATATTACTCAAGTGAAAGCATTACAAGAGGATATTTTGGCCTTTAAGAAAGAAAATATGAAATTAACGCAAAAAAAGACGTTTATGCTGCTTTTGGTACAAAGTGGTGATAGCATGCATTGGGTAGCAGTCCCTTTAATAAATAAAGGAAAAAAGTAA